TGAGTTGTTTGAACTCAAAGAGGTGTCAGACTTGGCCTATTCTGGCATTCGTGACAACTTCCACTACTGGGCCAGTCCCGAGGGCTGTATGCACTTCATGCGCTGTCCCCCTGTCATCTTTGGACGCCTGCTCCGAGATGAAAACCTGCATGTGCTCAATGAGGACCAGGCTCTTAGTGCCCTCATCAACTGGGTGTACTTCCGGAAGGATGAGCGGGAGAAGTATTTCAAGAAGTTCTTCAACTACATCAATCTTAATGCCGTCTCCAACAAGACACTGATGTTTGCCAGCAACAAGCTGATGGGCATGGAGAACAGCTCAGCCCACGCGACCCTGATCGAGAGTGTCCTCGTGGACCGAAAGCAAGAGAGGCCGTCCAGCTTGCTGAGCTACCAGCGGAAAGGTGCCCTGCTTGACTCAGTGGTCATCCTGGGCGGCCAGAAGGCCCATGGTAAGTTCAATGATGGAGTGTTTGCCTACATCATCCAGGAGAACCTGTGGTTGAAGCTGTCAGAGATGCCCTATCGGGCGGCAGCCCTTAGTGCCACCTCTGCTGGCCGCTACATCTACATCTCTGGTGGGACCACTGAGCAGATTTCAGGGCTGAAGACGGCTTGGCGGTATGACATGGATGACAACTCCTGGACCAAGTTGCCAGACCTGCCAATTGGGCTCGTCTTCCACACCATGGTGACCTGTGGGGGGACAGTGTACTCAGTGGGTGGGAGCATTGCCCCAAGGCGGTATGTCTCCAACATCTATCGGTATGATGAGCGCAAGGAGGCCTGGTGCCTGGCAGGGAAGATGAGCATCCCTATGGATGGcacagctgtgatcaccaagggGGACCGGAACCTGTACATTGTCACGGGCCGCTGCTTGGTGAAGGGCTATATTTCCCGGGTCGGAGTGGTGGACTGCTTTGACACCAACACTGGGGATGTGGTCCAGTGTATCACCTTCCCCATTGAGTTCAACCACAGGCCCCTGCTCTCTTTCCATCAGGACAACATCCTCTGTGTACACAGCCACCGGCAGAGCGTAGAAATCAACCTGCAGAAGATAAAGGCCAACAAGACGACCACCTCGGTGCCTCTCTTGCCCAACAACTGCCCCTTGGATGTGTCCCATGCTATCTGCTCCATTGGCGACAACAgagtgtttgtgtgtgggggtgtcACCACAGCCAGTGACGTCCAGACAAAGGACTACACCATCAACCCAAATGCCTACTTGTTGGACCAAAAGACAGGCGAATGGAAGACCCTGGCCCCCCCACCGGAGGCACTGGACTGTCCTGCCTGCTGTCTAGCCAAGCTACCTTGCAAGATTCTTCAAAGGATTTAAACAACTTTTTAACTGGGAGAATAAGTAAATGCATTATTATTCACaatttaatgagagagagaggaagacggCCTGTTGGTTCCTTCTTAGTGTTCCAGTCTGTTTGGCCCTGAAAGTGGAGAATCTGGTCTAGGGCTGCTCCCAGGGGCTGGAAATTCAGGGCTACTCTGTCATCGGAGGGATCCAAGCTGAGGCTGGAATGGAGTCCCTGGCGGGTGGGACTGGGCACTGGCCAAGGTGGTGTCTGGGAAGCCCCCATTCTGTCCCCTGTAGTCACCTTGCCGACATCTGCTGGATGGACAGATATAGTGTTTGCTTAGAGTTAGGAAACCTCAGGCTCCTCCAACACTCACTCCCCTTGAGTCTAtccaggaaggcaggggagggccAGTCCCAGGTTCAGGACAGGAGACTGGGGCTGcggggggagatggagaaaatggTGTGGGAAAGGTTCAGGGATGGGGATGGCAGGAACAGAGGAGGCAGGGTCACTTGGCTGTTGTATTTGACCGTGCAGCTGTGGTGTGTTTTTGACTTACTGGTGGGGAAGTTGGGGGTTACTTACAATTATTTTCAGTGAGCAAAGTACATCGGGAACTTTGTCCAGGAATATAGGGCCTGAGGGATTGGGAGTGAAGGAGAGTTtagtaaagggagaaaaaaggattCTATGCAGCACTCCCCCCCTCCCTTATCTGTGGTTTTGTGTCCTGTGGTCAGCtgtggtccagaagcagatgatcctgcTTCTGGCATATCCTTAGAAGGTCGGTAGTAGCCCTACACCATGTCCCAACGCCCCCGCCACTCACATCACTTCATCTGATCACGTAGGCACGTTATCACCTCacgtcatcacaagaagggtgagtacagcataataagatattttgagagagaggctACATTCACATACTTTTATTACAGAGTATTGTAAAATTGCTCTATTCACTATTGCTGTTAATCTCTTAccatgcctaatttataaattaaactttatcataggtatgtgtGTAGAGGAAGAAACATAGTATATAGAGGGCTCGGTACTATCTGCAGTTTCACGCATCCACAAGGGGTCTTGACATGGATCCCCTGCAGATAAGGGGGGGGGGCTACCATATCTCTGTTGGGGAGAACCTTGGGGATGAGCCGAAAGGACAGGATGAGAGACAGGATGGTATAATTGCTAGGAGTATGGCCACTGGGGCCAGTCGGCCTGGTTTAAATACCAGTTCCAACACCTGCTGGGTAGTCCTGGACAAACTACTTCacatctctgtgccttagtttccttatctgcaaaagaGGAGTGCCTACCTCCTAGGGTGATGTGAAGTTTAGATGAGTTAATATGCACAGAATACCTAGGACAGTCCCTGGCATCATTAAGGTGCTAcagaaggacattttttttttaaaggttgggtGGGAAGGAGTGTGGCAAGGGTCCATGTTCTTGAGCCTTTATATCAAATATAAGGTCCCCTAAAATGCTCTTGAAGATTTCCTCCCTCAAAGCCTTGGTGAGCTTGCCTCAATTCTAACTATCTCGGTTACCCTTTCATATATAATTCTCCACAACTGAGAAGAAAATGACCAAGTCCCCGAAAACCATATAGGATCCTCATTTATCCACTCACTCATTCACGAATTTACTTATTCATCTACTCATCAATTCACGCACACATAAACACACCATTCCCTGAGGCCTCTCTGTGTAGGTCCTTGTCCTAGGTATTGGGGCCACCGACATGACACAGACAATCCATGTCCCAGTAAGGGAGTCTCTAGAGCAGTGCTGAGCAAGAGAAATATAACACAAGCCAcacatgtaatttaaatttttctagaaGCTTCActacaaaggtaaaaataaacaggtgagattaattttaataatttatttaacccaatagatccatatattatttaaataaataatcagtgtaaacatttattaatgagatatttaatgttcttttttttcatattaagtctTTGGAGTAGCATGTATATTTTACACTTAGAGCACAAATGAAGTTTGGACTAACGCCCAGGAGGCCAGTGGCTGCTGGATTAGATGGTGCAGGACAGTTCGGATAGCTTCATGGCTCACACCGGCTCCAGCTCCTTCCTTTTCATGGGAAGTCCcaaggactttttcttttcccaggaAGTCCCAAGGACTTTTTCTTCAGTCCTGTTCAACCCACTCAAGATCATCTCCTTGACCTCTCTGCCAAGTAGCCACTTGCTTCAAAGCCCACCTTCTGCCCAAGTCTTACTGTGCTCCCTGCAGGTGAAGATCTTGGACTTCGCAGCTGACCCCCTCTTCTCTGGACCGTCTcccacctttctttcttcttcagcgCTGGGCAGTCCCCAGCTCTCCTGACCTCACTGCCTTCCTCCAGCTGGAAGTACAAAGGGTCTGGCAGACCCAGGCAACTCAGCCCAGCTGCCCGCCCCCCGAGGCTGATCTGACTCCTCGTGCTGTTCTCCACAGCTGATTCTCTAGCCCTCTCTGGTGTCCTGAGGCcccactcttctctcctctttctcaccTGCTTGCTTCTCATTCTGCCACCGGATCTCCAGATCAGAGAGGTCATGTGATCTGAGCTCCACAGACGGTCCCACATCCACCAAAACCCTCTCCAGAGCTTCTGCTGCTTTCCTGCCTCTCAGAGGAAGCGGCGTCTTTCCACGATTCAATGTCAGTCCCTCTACCCTGGCTCTCCATTTTGTCACCTCACAGCTTCTCAGGACCCTCAGTTCCTTTTCTCTGTACATCCCCTTCCTGATAATTTCTCTCTATTGCATAAACATTctcaagtttctctttctctggaaacAAACCTTCCTCAGTTCTCAGGCCCACCTCTTGCTATCTGCCCATCTTTTTTCTCAGTTGAGCATCCTAAATGTCTCTGCTCTGGCTCCATCTCTCATTTCCAGATCAATCTCTAAACAACTCAGTCTGTCTTCTGTTCCTACCATGCTGCCGAACTGGCTCCTGACCACGTTGTCCTCTTTGTCCTTTTCTGCTTTGAGTCTTTCCCTTGCAGTACTGGGCAGCATTGGCCTCTCCTGCCTGTGGCAGAATCACTAGGGTGCTCACTAAAAAGGGAGATCTTTGGCATGGTAGGATTATAATTTGATATATTAACCCTTgttgcccttccttcctcctcttccttccttcctaatccCCTCCCACATTACAACTAGACCCTAAGGCTGAAGCATTCAAGGCTTACCACCTTGAGGAGGCTGGCAGAGGCCAACGCAAGACTCAAAAGCCAAAATCTTGACTTTAAGCTACAAGGAAAGCTTTGGCAATTCATAGCAGAGGTTGTGGTCTTGAAAGACAAGGCTTTTGAACTACAACTCAGGTCTTCAAACTCAGAAACATGAAGTCTTTCCAGGAGAAATTCAGACATGTACAGTTTTTAGCCAATTAGTTTCcagatcttttttccttttttcctaaaatcaATAAACTTTTTTCCTAAAATCAACCCACTGGAGAATACACCTGTGGTGATTTCCTTcgagttctcttttctttcccatcttccctttcaaaattattcttcaaacactttacacacacacacacacacagagcaaccATTACCCATTCCACAGCTTCCTAGGACATATTGCCTTAGGACGCCACACAAGGATCAGTGAAGCCTCCTTTCATCAAGACACCAATATCCAAAGAAgaatttgttgtatttttctgtgttatttatACAGTGTTTCTGTTAAGATGTGAAATCTGGTGTTAAAAACTGGGGTACTTTTGTCCCACTTAGgttgttttgaaatattaaataacacaATGAAATGATGACATATTTTGAAAAGCTTTATTGTAGATATATAACTTACCTATTATACGGTTCAAGGTGTCCAATTAACAGCTCTtcgtatattcacagagttgtatgATCATTATCACAATTGATTTTATAACCTTCTccttaccccccccccaaaaaaaaacttgAACTTCTTAGTTGTTACTCTCTAGCTCCCTTATCTTCCCAACCCTAGGCAATGACTAGTCTACTGTCTGTCTCTATGGATTAGCCTATCCAAGACCTTTCATAAATACAGAAGCATACAATATGTCACTTCT
This DNA window, taken from Lutra lutra chromosome 13, mLutLut1.2, whole genome shotgun sequence, encodes the following:
- the CCIN gene encoding calicin yields the protein MKLEFTEKNYNSFVLQNLNKQRKRKEYWDMALTVDHHVFFAHRNVLAAVSPLVKSLISNNDMKTTDELFITIDPNYLSPATVDQLLDYFYSGKVVISEQNVEELLRGAQYFNTPRLRIHCNDFLIKSIRRANCLRYLFLAELFELKEVSDLAYSGIRDNFHYWASPEGCMHFMRCPPVIFGRLLRDENLHVLNEDQALSALINWVYFRKDEREKYFKKFFNYINLNAVSNKTLMFASNKLMGMENSSAHATLIESVLVDRKQERPSSLLSYQRKGALLDSVVILGGQKAHGKFNDGVFAYIIQENLWLKLSEMPYRAAALSATSAGRYIYISGGTTEQISGLKTAWRYDMDDNSWTKLPDLPIGLVFHTMVTCGGTVYSVGGSIAPRRYVSNIYRYDERKEAWCLAGKMSIPMDGTAVITKGDRNLYIVTGRCLVKGYISRVGVVDCFDTNTGDVVQCITFPIEFNHRPLLSFHQDNILCVHSHRQSVEINLQKIKANKTTTSVPLLPNNCPLDVSHAICSIGDNRVFVCGGVTTASDVQTKDYTINPNAYLLDQKTGEWKTLAPPPEALDCPACCLAKLPCKILQRI